The Streptomyces sp. NBC_00286 nucleotide sequence TGACCTCGCCCGAACGGCTCAACGCCCTGATTTTGGCCACCCGTTACGTGAGCCGGCACAACATCGCCGGTGACATCGTCGAGTGTGGAGTGTGGCGGGGCGGCAGTATGCAGGCGGCCGCCCGCACCCTGCTCGGACTGCACGACACCGAGCGGCATCTGTACCTCTTCGATACGTTCGAGGGCATGCCGGCGCCGACCGACAAGGACCTGCGCCGGGACGGGGAAACCGCCGCGGATCTGCTCGCCCGACAGGACAGGAGCCGGCCGATCTGGGCCGTCGCCACCTTGGAGGACGTCAAAGAGGGATTCGACGGGATTCCGTATCCCGGTGATCGCGTGCATTTCGTTCAGGGGCTTGTGGAGGACACCATTCCCGCCGAGGCGCCCGAGCGGATTTCGATCCTGCGGCTCGACACGGACTGGTATGCCTCGACGCGGCATGAACTGGAGTATCTCTACCCGCGGTTGGTCAGTGGCGGAGTTCTCCTCATTGACGACTATGGCTGGTGGCAGGGGTCGAAAGCCGCCGTGGACGAATTCCTGGAGAAGACCGGCGCCCGGCTTCTCCTGCTCCGTATGGACGAAGGCCGGATCGCGGTCAAGCCATAGGGCGCCGACCGGAGGGGCTGCTACTCCGATGGTCCGCCTGGCCGCGACGCCGGTTCCGGAGTGCCCCTGACCGTCGTCGGCGCGGGCGCCCCGCTGTCCTCCCGCGCCAGTCGGTGCGGCCACCACACCTTCGGGCCGACGTCCAGGAACAGGGACGTGACCAGGATCGAGCGGACGATGAACGTGTCGAGGAGGACGCCGAGGGCCACGGCGAAGCCGATCTCCGCGAAGGCCACCATGGGGAGGGTGCCGAGGGCGGCGAAGGTGCCGGCCAGGACCAGGCCCGCCGAGGTGATGACAGCGCCGGTCGCGGCCAGGCCCGTCACCACGCCGGGGCGGGTGCCCTGCCGGGCCGCCTCCTCGCGGATGCGGGTGGTCAGGAAGATGTTGTAGTCGATGCCCAGCGCCACCAGGAATACGAAGACGAAGAGCGGGAAGTCCGTCGTCTCGCCCGCGTAGTCGAAGAGGTACCGGAACGCGAGCACACTGATCCCCAGCGCGGCGGCGAAGGACAGCACCACCGTGCCGATCAGCAGAAGCGGTGCGATCAGGGCGCGCAGCAACGCACCGAGGATCAGCAGCACGACCACCAGCACCAGCGGGATGATCAGGATGTTGTCGTGGGTCGTCGCCTTGTCCATGTCCAGCAGAGCCGCCGTGCCGCCGCCCACCTGGGCGTCCGCGTCGGGCACCGCGTGCACGGCGTCCCGTACCCGCTCCACCGTCTCCTTCGCGGCGTCGCTGTCCGAGGGCGCCGTCATCGTCGCCTCGAAGATGACCCTGCCCTCGAACTGCGGTTTCGCGCCCGGTGGCAGGCCGAGAGAATCTGGCACGACGCCGGACGTGCCAGCGACTGCCCGGCCGACTTCCTGGGCCTGCGCCTGGTTGCTGATGACGACCAGCGGATCGCCGCTGCCCGCCGGGAAGTAGCGTGCGGACACCTCCTGGCCGACGATCGAGTCGGGTTTGTCGGTGAAGGCGTCGGCGTTGCTGAGCCCCTCCGCGCGCATCTGGATCAGGCCGAGCGACAGCAGCGCGAGCGCCGCCGCCGTGACGCCCCAGATCATGCGTGGACGCCGGGCGATACGGCGGCCCATACGGGCCCAGACGCCGCGTTCGGTCGGGTCGGGCGCGCCGAAGTGCGGGATCACCGGCCAGAAGATCCACCGGCCGAAGATCACGAGGAGGGCGGGGAACAGGGTGAGCATCGCGAGCAGTGCCACCGCGACGCCGATGGCGGCGACCGGGCCGAGGCCGCGCGTCGAGTTCATCTCGGCGGCGAGCAGCACCAGCATGCTCAGGACGACCGTGGCGCCGGACGCGATCACCGCGGGACCCGCCCGGTGCAGCGCCAGCGCCATGGCCTCGTGGCGGTCCTCGTGGCGGCGCAGCTCCTCGCGGTAGCGGGCGACCAGGAGCAGGGCGTAGTCCGTACCGGCGCCGAACACCAGGACCGTGAGGATGCCTGCGCTCTGGCCGTTGACGGTCAGACCTGCGTGCTCGGCGAGGAGATAGATCAGCGCCTGCGAGGTGAACAGCGCGACGACCACCCCGAGCAGCGGGACGAAGAGCAGCGTCGGGCTGCGATAGGTGAGCAGCAGCATCACGATGACGACGGCCATCGCCGAGAACAGCAGCGTCGAGTCGATGCCCTCGAAGGCCTCGGAGAAGTCCGCGGACGTACCGCCCGGGCCCGTGATGTGCACGGCAAGTCCGGCGCCGCCCTCACCTACATCCGCACGGATCGAGTCGACCGCGGGCGAGATCCGCTCCCAGCCCTTCTCGTCCATCGTGATCGGCACGAAGACCTGGGCCGCCCGAGGATCGGCGTCCCGGTCGAACGTCGGGCCCCGGGTCTCCGCCCCGCGGATCCCGTGCTCGCGCAGCTCCTTGAGCTGGCGTACGTCCTCGGAGATCTGCGCCCGGTCCTGTGCCGTGAGGCCGCTCTCGCGGGCGTACACGACGATCGCGGGGATCTGCTCCGGCCTGAAGTCCTCGGAGGCCTCCAGGACTTGGGTCGACTCCGCCGATCCTGGCAGCCAGGACGCCGCGTCATTGTCCTGAGCGTCCGTGAGCTTCTGCGCGAACGGCGCCGTCAGCAGCAGCACCACCACCCACAGCGCCACCACCAGCCACTTGGCCCGCCGCCCGCAGACCAGGTGCGCGATGCCTCGCTTCGGCCGGTCCCGTACGTCCTTCTGCCGGTCTCGTACGTCCGTCATGGCCACCCCCGCAGCCGCTTCTCGAGCCGGTGGGCCGCCAAGCATGGCACGACCGAACGGGGAGCAACACCCGCAGAACGGACTAGGTGGCCATACGCCTCTTTAGGGGCGCGGGGATGCGACATTTGCGGCTGCGCCGGGCAGGCGCGACCAGCCACCCACCACCCGCGGCTTCGGTGCCACCGTCCCCATCCAGGACCCATGCCGCCAAGCTCCGGAGGGCATGGCACGCTTAGAGCATGGCCGTGCAGATCAACCCCAGCATCTTGTCCGCCGATTTCGCCCGCCTCGCCGAGGAGGCGCAGGCGGTCGAGGGGGCCGACTGGCTCCATGTGGATGTGATGGACAACCATTTCGTCCCGAACCTCACGCTCGGTGTGCCGGTCGTAGAGTCCCTGGCGCGTGCTACGGACACGCCGCTGGACTGCCATCTGATGATCGAGGACGCCGATCGCTGGGCGCCTCAGTACGTAGAAGCGGGTGCCGGTTCCGTCACCTTCCATGTGGAGGCGGCCGCCGCTCCGGTACGGCTCGCCCGCGAGATCCGGGCCAAGGGCGCCCGCGCCTCCATGGCCCTGAAGCCTGCGACGCCGATCGAGCCGTACGAGGATCTCCTCGCCGAACTCGACATGTTGCTGATCATGACCGTCGAACCGGGCTTCGGAGGCCAGGCGTTCCTCGACATCATGCTCCCCAAGATCCGCCGGACCCGCGAGTTGATCTCCAAGCACGGTCTCGAGCTCTGGCTCCAGGTCGACGGCGGCGTCTCGGCCGAGACCATCGAGCGCTGCGCCGAGGCCGGGGCCGATGTCTTCGTGGCGGGTTCGGCGGTGTACGGGGCGTCGGACCCGGCAGGAGCGGTACGTGCATTGCGCAGCCAGGCGGAGGCGGTGATGGCCCAGGCGGCCTGGGCGTGCGGCCACTGAGCCACCGGCAGGCCAAGGGAATGTGAACGCCGCCCATCAGGGCTGATCAAGGACGCCGGATCTGCAAGGATGAACGGCGAGTCCAGAGTGTGAACAGCAGTGAGGAGATCGCCGTGTCGGGTATGTCGGCGGGCCGGTCAGCCATGCGGATGGGGCCCGCTGAGCTCGTGCAGGCGGCGGCCATGGCCCGCCGCTTCTACCTCGAGGGCAAATCCAAGATCCAGATCGCCGAGGAGTTCGGCGTCAGCCGCTTCAAGGTGGCCCGGGTCCTGGAGACCGCTCTCGAACGGGATCTGGTCAGGATCGAGATCCGTGTCCCAGCCGAACTGGACGCGGAGCGCTCGGACGCGCTGCGCGCCCGTTACGGCCTCAGGCACGCCGTCGTGGTGGAGTCCCCGGCCGATGCCGAGGAGTCGCCCGACCCGGAGAACCTCGGCGAAGTGGCCGCCGACCTGCTCGGCGAACTGGTCACCGAGGGCGATGTGCTCGGCCTCGCCTGGGGCCGGTCCACCATCCACATGGCGGCGGCCCTCGACCGGCTGCCGCCGTGCACGGTGGTGCAACTGACGGGTGTGTACGACGCCGGGACGGCCGAGCGCGGTTCGGTCGAGGCCGTGCGCCGGGCCGCCCAGGTCTCGGGTGGCGACGCCCACCCCATTTACGCGCCGATGCTGCTGCCGGACGTGGCCACCGCCGCCGCGCTGCGCAACCAGACGGGGATCGCCCGCGCCTTCGAGTACTTCGACAAGGTGACGGTCGCCTGTGTGTCGATCGGTTCCTGGGAGGCGGGCATCTCCACGGTGCACGACATGCTCACCGACGAAGAGCGCTCGCACTACGCCTCGCTCGGTGTCGCCGCCGAGATGTCCGCGCACCTCTTCGACGCCCAGGGCCGTCGCGTGGGCCGGGACCTGGGGGAGCGGTGCATCACGGTCGAGGCCGACCGGCTGCGGCGTATCCCCGAGGTCGTCGCGATCGCGGGCGGGCAGCGCAAGGCGGCCGCCATCGACGCGGTGCTCCGCTCCGGCCTGGTCACCAGCCTGGTGACCGACACATCGGCCGCGGACCATCTGATGACGACGGGTCCCGCACCGCGTCCGGCCCTGGACCGGGCCGACCCCGACGGGCCCTGATCTTTCAGCGGTCCGTCGGCGGTTCGACCGCCGACGGACCGCGCTTCTCCCTTACGGGTCGTACGAGTCCTTCGAGGCAGGGCGGTAGTGACATGACGGACGACGTGGCGGACCGCCTCGTGGTCACGCTGGACCTCGCAGGAGTCGCCGACAAGGCGGGCTTCATGGAGCGCTGCGTACGCGCCCTGGAACTGCCCGACTGGTTCGGCCGCAACTGGGACGCCCTGGCCGACAGCCTCACCGACCGCACCGTGTGGCCCGCGGGCGCCGAGCGCGGCCTGCTGATCGTCGTCACGGACTGGCGTACGTACGCCAAGGCCCGGCCGGACGAGTGGGAGATCGCGCAGGACGTGTTCGCCGAGGCGGTGGACCGGCTGCCCGGGCTCTCCGTGCTGCTCGTGCTGGGAGGATCCCACCAGAGGCCCTCCGACCAGCCTGGATGATCCGCCCGGGCAGGTCGTGGCCACCGTCATGGGACAATGAGGTACGTGCTCTTCCCTCGCGCTGACCTGCTCGGGGGCCACCTCTGAACGACCGGGATGTGCAGCACGTGCGTTTCCTCAATGACGTCCAGCCCGCATACGACCTGACGTACGACGACGTCTTCATGGTGCCGAACCGATCCGCGGTCGCCTCGCGGCAGGACGTCGATCTGTCGTCGCCGGACGGCACCGGCACCACGATTCCGCTGGTGGTCGCCAATATGACGGCGATCGCGGGCCGCCGGATGACCGAGACCGTGGCCCGCCGCGGTGGGCTCGTCGTCATTCCGCAGGACATCCCGATCGACGTCGTCACCGAGGTCGTCTCCTGGGTCAAGGGCCGTCATCTGGTGCTCGACACCCCGATCGTTCTCGCGCCCCACCAGACCGTCGCCGACGCGCTGGCCCTGCTGCCCAAGCGGGCGCACAACGCGGGCGTCGTCGTGGATGAGGACGGCAAGCCCGTCGGCGTGGTCACCGACGCCGACCTCCGCGGCGTCGACCGCTTCACACAGCTGGCCGAGGTCATGTCCCGGGACCTGCTGCTGCTCGACGCGGACATCGAACCGCGCGAGGCCTTCAACACGCTCGACACCGCCAACCGCCGTTACGCGCCCGCCGTCCACCGGGACGGCCGCCTCGCCGGAATCCTCACCCGCAAGGGCGCCCTGCGCGCGACCCTCTACACACCGGCCACCGACGCGAACGGCAGCCTGCGCATCGCCGCCGCCCTCGGCATCAACGGCGACGTGGCGGGCAAGGCCAAGCAACTGCTCGACGCCGGCGTGGACACCCTCGTCATCGACACGGCGCACGGTCACCAGGAGTCGATGGTCGCCGCGATCAAGGTCGTACGAGCCCTCGACCCGCAGGTCCCGATCGTCGCGGGCAACGTCGTCGCCGCGGCCGGTGTGCGGGACCTGATCGAGGCCGGCGCGGACATCGTCAAGGTGGGCGTGGGTCCCGGCGCCATGTGCACCACGCGCATGATGACCGGCGTCGGCCGGCCGCAGTTCTCGGCCGTCCTCGAGTGCGCCGCCGAGGCCAAGAAGTACGGCAAGCATGTGTGGGCCGACGGCGGCGTCCGGCACCCGCGCGATGTGGCGATGGCGCTCGCGGCCGGTGCGTCGAACGTGATGATCGGCTCCTGGTTCGCCGGTACGTACGAGTCGCCGGGCGACCTGCACCAGGACGCCGACGGTCGCCTGTACAAGGAGTCGTACGGCATGGCCTCGGCTCGCGCCGTCCGCAACCGCACCAGCGAGGAGTCGGCCTACGACCGGGCGCGCAAGGGTCTGTTCGAGGAGGGCATCTCCACGTCTCGGATGTACCTCGACCCGGACCGGCCGGGTGTCGAGGACCTCATCGACGCGATCATCGCGGGCGTCCGCTCCTCCTGCACCTATGCCGGCGCGAGCTCTCTGGAGGAGTTCGCCGAGAAGGCGGTGGTCGGCATTCAGAGCGCCGCCGGTTACGCGGAGGGCATGCCGTTGCACGCCAGCTGGAGCTGACGCTTTGTGCTGGACGAGCTCGACGAACGCATCGTGCATGCCCTCGCCGGGGACGCGCGCCGTTCTTACGCCGACATCGGGCAGGAGGTCGGGCTGTCCGCGCCCGCGGTGAAGCGGCGGGTGGATCGGTTGCGGGCCAGCGGGGCGATCACTGGTTTTACGGTTCGGGTGGATCCTGCCGCGCTTGGCTGGGAGACCGAGGGGTTCGTGGAGATCTACTGCCGTAGCAACACTTCGCCCGAGACCATTCGGCGTGGTCTCGAGCGATATCAGGAGATTGTGGCTGCGTCTACCGTGACCGGTGAGGCGGATGCGGTTGTTCAGGTCTTTGCGTCTGACATGCGGCACTTTGAGCGGGTGCTGGAGCGGATTGCTGGGGAGCCGTTTGTGGAGCGGACGAAGTCCGTGTTGGTTTTGTCGCCGTTGTTGCGACGGTTTTCTTCGGGGGCGCCTGGCTGAGAGCCGAGAGCTCGGGTCGCGGGGTTGTCAGCTTGCTGCGCGTGCGTTGTGGCTTGTCGCTCCCCCACTCTCGGCTCCGCTCGAGCGGGGGGACCCCCATCGCGGCGGAGCCGCATATGTCACAGCCCCGCGCCCCTAACGGGGCTCGGCAGCGCGTCGTTCCTTATCGAGGCGCCGTTACTCGGTGGGCCGCTTCGGCTTGTCCGTCTACTATCGGTGTCATGACCTGGCGACATTGATCCACCAGTTGTGCCTCCCGAGGGCCGCCTCGGGCGCCGTATCCACGGTGTCCGAACGAGCCCTGCGGGAAGGCCTCATGACTCTCTCACCTGCGCGTGTGCCCGCCGTCGGCGTCCGGCGGCTTGCGTCGACGCTGTACGGCTATGCGTTCCTCCATGACTTGATCCTGCTCTACCCGGTGTACGCGCTGCTGTTCAGCGACACCGGTCTGTCGGTCTGGCAGATCTCCTCCCTGTTCGCCCTGTGGTCGTTCACGAGCCTGGTGCTCGAGGTCCCCTCTGGTGCCTGGGCCGACGCCTTCTCCCGTCGACGGCTGCTGTGGCTCGGTCCGCTGCTCACCGCCGCCGGCTTCGCCCTGTGGGTGCTCGTCCCCTCGTACGGTGCCTTCGCGCTCGGCTTTGTCCTGTGGGGCGCCGGGGAGGCGCTCGGCTCCGGCGCAATGGAGGCCCTGGTTTACGACGAACTGGACCGGCTCGGTGCCGCTGACCGGTACGCCCGCGTCATGGGCCGGGCCCGGGCGGCGGGCTTGCTGGCCGTGATGGCGGCGATGGGGCTCGCCGGGCCGGTGTTCGCGTTCGGCGGCTACCCGGCCGTGGGCGCGGTGAGCGTGCTGGCCTGCCTCCTGGCGGCGGCCATGGCCACCCGCTTACCGGAGCACCACAAGCCGACGGCCGGAGGCGACGGCTGGGCCGCCACTCTGCGGGCCGGGCTCACGGAGGCGCGCACCAACCGTTCCGTTCGCGGAGCCCTGCTGCTCGTCCCCGTCGTGACCGCCGTGTGGGGCGCGCTCGACGAGTACTCGCCGCTCCTGGTGCGTGACACCGGCGTGCCGGAGGAGATGGTCCCGTATCTGCTCCTGCTGATCTGGGCTGCAGCCACCGTCGGCGGCCTGCTGGCCGGGGCGGGCGAACGCCTGGGCACAGCCGGATTCGCCGGGCTGCTCGCGGGCGCCGCGCTCGCCCTGGCCGTCGGCGCCGCGGAGGGTTCTCCGCTGGGCATCGGCCTTGTCGCCCTCGCCTTCGGCGGCTTCCAGCTGGCGACCGTACTGGCCGACGCCCGCCTCCAGCACCGCATCGACGAGACCGGCCGGGCCACCCTCACCTCGGTCGCCGGTCTCGGCACCAGTCTGGCCACGATCGCTGTCTACGGTGCGTATGGCGCGACCGGTTCGGTGACCGCGCACGGCACCGCCTTCGCATGGTTCGCGATGCCGTACCTGATCACGGCGCTGATCCTGGTGGCCAGAGCTTCAGCGGCGAAGGCAAGACCGTGACGCCGCCTCATGCAACGAATCGCCGTATCAGCCCCGACATACGCAACGATCGGCCCTCAAACGCGCAACAACATCGCCTTGTCCGCCCGAAGCCCCCACCCGTACCGTCGATCTGGCCCCCGAACCCCCTCCACCCCCGGTGAGGAACACCCATGCGCACCGCCCTGCTCCAGAGCTCCGGACGCCCCGGCTCCGTCGCCGCGAACCTCAAGGTTCTCGACGAGGCCGCGGGGCGTGCCGCTGCCGCTGGGGCCAGGCTGCTCGTGGCGCCGGAGATGTTCCTGACCGGGTACGCGATCGGGGCGGACGTGCGCCGGTTCGCCGAGCCCGCCGATGGGGACGGCGCCGACGCGGTCGCGGAGATCGCCGGGTGGCACGGGCTCGCGGTCGCGTACGGGTACCCGGAGCGCGACGGCGAGACCGTCTTCAACTCCGCCCAGTTGATCGCCGCCGACGGCACGCGTCTCGCCAACTACCGCAAGACGCACCTCTTCGGCTGCTTCGAGCGCGAGCACTTCACGCCGGGCGACGAGCCGGTGGTCCAGGCCGAGCTCGGCGGCCTCCGCGTCGGGCTGATGATCTGCTACGACGTGGAGTTCCCGGAGAACGTCCGCGCCCACGCACTCGCCGGCACCGACCTCCTCGTGGTACCCACGGCCCAGATGCACCCGTTCCAGTTCGTCGCCGAGTCGGTCGTACCGGTGCGTGCCTTCGAGAACCAGATGTACGTCGCGTACGTCAACCGGGTCGGCGTGGAAGGGGAGTTCGAGTTCGTCGGGCTCTCCACGCTGGCGGGTCCTGACGGGGTGGCCCGGGCCCGCGCGGGCCGTGGCGACGAGCTCGTCCTCGGTGACGCGGACCCCGTCCTGCTGGCCGCCTCCCGCGAGGCGAACCCGTACCTGAAGGACCGCCGCCCCGGCCTCTACGGGTCCCTGAGCCGAACGATCTGAACGACCTCCCCACCCCGCCTCACCCCGAAGCTTTCGCGCAAGGAGTCCGTACCCCATGACGTCCACCGTGCCCAACGCCATCGAGCACGCAGACAACCACCAGCCGCCGATCACCATGTTCGGCCCGGACTTCCCGTACGCGTACGACGACTTCCTTGCGCACCCCGCGGGCCTCGGCCAGATCCCGGCGACCGCACACGGCACCGAGATCGCGGTCATCGGCGGCGGCCTGTCCGGCATCGTGGCGGCGTACGAGCTGATGAAGATGGGTCTGAAGCCCGTCGTGTACGAGGCCGGTGAGATCGGCGGTCGGCTGCGGACGGTGGGCTTCGACGGGTGCGATCCCTCGCTGACCGCTGAGCTGGGCGCGATGCGCTTCCCGCCGTCCTCCACGGCGCTCCAGCACTACATCGACCTGGTGGGCCTCGAGACCCGGCCGTTCCCCAACCCCCTTGCCGAGGTGACGCCTTCGACGGTCGTCGACCTCAAGGGCGAGTCCCACTACGCCCGGACCATCGACGACCTGCCCGAGGTCTACCGCCAGGTCGCGGCGGCCTGGAACGCCTGCCTCGAAGAGGGCGCCGATTTTTCCGACATGAACCAGGCAATGCGCGAGCGCGACGTCCCGCGCATCCGCGAGATCTGGGCCGGGCTCGTCGAGAAGCTCGACAACCAGACCTTCTACGGCTTCCTCTGCGACTCCGAGGCCTTCAAGTCCTTCCGGCAGCGCGAGATCTTCGGTCAGGTCGGCTTCGGTACAGGCGGCTGGGACACCGACTTCCCCAACTCGATCCTCGAGATCCTGCGCGTCGTCTACACCGAGGCCGACGACCACCACCGCGGCATCGTCGGCGGCAGCCGCCAACTCCCGCTGCGGCTCTGGGAACGCGAGCCGCAGAAGATCGTGCACTGGCCGTACGGGACCTCGCTCGCGAAGCTGCACGAGGGGACCCCGAAGCCCGCAGTGACCCGCCTGAACCGCACGGCCGGAAACCGGATCACCGTGACGGACGCGAACGGCGACATCCGTACGTACCAGGCGGCGATCTTCACCGCCCAGTCCTGGATGCTGCTCTCCAAGGTCGACTGCGACGACTCGCTCTTCCCGATCGACCACTGGACGGCCATCGAGCGCACTCACTACATGGAGTCGAGCAAGCTCTTCGTGCCCGTCGACCGGCCCTTCTGGCTCGACAAGGCCGCCGACGACAGGGGAAACGCAACCGGGCGTGACGTCATGTCGATGACTCTCACCGACCGTATGACGCGCGGTACTTACCTCCTCGACGACGGTCCGGACCGTCCCGCCGTCATCTGCCTCTCCTACACCTGGTGCGACGACAGCCTGAAGTGGCTGCCGCTGTCCGCGAACGAGCGGATGGAGGTCATGCTGAAGTCACTCGGCGAGATCTATCCGAAGGTCGACATCCGGAAGCACATCATCGGCAGCCCGGTGACCGTGTCCTGGGAGAACGAGCCCCACTTCATGGGAGCGTTCAAGGCCAACCTGCCCGGCCACTACCGCTACCAGCGGCGCCTGTTCACGCACTTCATGCAGGGCCGGCTGCCCGAGGACAAGCGCGGCATCTTCCTCGCGGGCGACGACATCTCCTGGACGGCGGGCTGGGCCGAGGGCGCCGTCCAGACCGCGCTGAACGCGGTCTGGGGCGTCATGCACCACCTGGGCGGGGCGACCGACCCTGCCAACCCCGGGCCCGGCGACGTCTACGACGAGATCGCGCCGGTGGAACTGCCCGAGGACTGAGACCGGGCCGGCCGCCTCACAGAAACGCGGACGTCAGATCCCGGCCGCCCGCGCCGCCGTGAACACCTCGGCGGCCACGTCCTTGAGTTCCTGCGCGTCCCGCGTCGAGGCCTGGAGGTCGAGGAAGAACTCGTCGAGGCCGACCTCCGCGTGGGCCTTGAGGTCCGTCACGATCTGCTCGACGTTGCCCTGGAAGGGGGCGCGGTCGGCGCCGTCGTACGCCTTCGCCATGTACTGGACGCCGTTCACCCGTACCGAGGTCGCGATCGGCTTCGTGCGGCCGCGCTCGGCCGCCATGTCCTGCACCTGCTGCCACTGTGTGGCGAGTTGGTCGGCTCCCATCGCGATCGGCATCCAGCCGTCGGCGCGGTCGATGAGCCGGGTCAGCGCCTTCTTGCTGTTGGCGGGCAGCAGGACCGGGATCGGCCGGGCGGGCTTGGGTCCGACCACGGACGGCGCGATCTTGGTGAGGCGGCCCTCGTACGACACCGGGTCCGGGCCCCACACGGCCTGGCACACGTCGAGGAACTCGTCCATGACCTGGCCGCGCTCCTCGAACGGAGCGACGCCCGCCGCCGCGTACTCGTCCAGCGACCAGCCGGTGCCGAGGCCCGCCACCACCCGGCCGCCACTCGCCGCGTCCAGCGTGCCGAGCGTCTTGGCCAGCCGGAACGGGCCGTGCAGCGGGACGACCAGGACACCCGTGCCCAGCCGGACCCGCTCGGTGGCCGTGACCGCCAGCGTCAGGGTGACCAGGGCGTCGGGGACACTGCGGTAGTGCTCGGGCCAGGGCAGGCCCGGCACCCCGTACAGGCCCTGCGTCGCGGGCTCCGGGAACAGGGCGCGCTCGTACACCCACAAGCTCTCGTAGCCGATCTGCTCGGCCGTACGCGCCACATCGGGTACGTCCCGTCCGATGTCGTACTGCGGCGCCTGAGGAAGACAGAGACCCAACTTGGTGGCCATGGCTACGCTCCTTCGCGTTGCTTCACATGAGGCAGTTCAACGGTCAACCTAACGCCCGCGTACCCCAATTCGGCGGTGCCGAGCCGGTGTGGCCGGATCAATCCGGCAGGGGAGTGAGCAGCATCCGGCTCGCCAGGCCGACGGCCGCATCCAGGCGGCGGGCGCATTCGTCGGCGAGGTCGGGCAGTGCGCGCAGGGCCCACAGCGCGCGAGCCGCCGACCACGCTCCGTCCCGTGCCCGCTCCAGGCTCCACGAGCCGATCAGATGGGTGAGCGGATCGGCGATCTGGAGGACGTCCGGGCCGGGCATCAGATCCTCGCGGATG carries:
- a CDS encoding TylF/MycF/NovP-related O-methyltransferase is translated as MTWRKNVNDTLRRFSGYELRRSRPALSRNSSPQSSTQRPPQRPESAPGIKFPADYDDTAKGIIRAVSPYTMTSPERLNALILATRYVSRHNIAGDIVECGVWRGGSMQAAARTLLGLHDTERHLYLFDTFEGMPAPTDKDLRRDGETAADLLARQDRSRPIWAVATLEDVKEGFDGIPYPGDRVHFVQGLVEDTIPAEAPERISILRLDTDWYASTRHELEYLYPRLVSGGVLLIDDYGWWQGSKAAVDEFLEKTGARLLLLRMDEGRIAVKP
- a CDS encoding MMPL family transporter, which translates into the protein MTDVRDRQKDVRDRPKRGIAHLVCGRRAKWLVVALWVVVLLLTAPFAQKLTDAQDNDAASWLPGSAESTQVLEASEDFRPEQIPAIVVYARESGLTAQDRAQISEDVRQLKELREHGIRGAETRGPTFDRDADPRAAQVFVPITMDEKGWERISPAVDSIRADVGEGGAGLAVHITGPGGTSADFSEAFEGIDSTLLFSAMAVVIVMLLLTYRSPTLLFVPLLGVVVALFTSQALIYLLAEHAGLTVNGQSAGILTVLVFGAGTDYALLLVARYREELRRHEDRHEAMALALHRAGPAVIASGATVVLSMLVLLAAEMNSTRGLGPVAAIGVAVALLAMLTLFPALLVIFGRWIFWPVIPHFGAPDPTERGVWARMGRRIARRPRMIWGVTAAALALLSLGLIQMRAEGLSNADAFTDKPDSIVGQEVSARYFPAGSGDPLVVISNQAQAQEVGRAVAGTSGVVPDSLGLPPGAKPQFEGRVIFEATMTAPSDSDAAKETVERVRDAVHAVPDADAQVGGGTAALLDMDKATTHDNILIIPLVLVVVLLILGALLRALIAPLLLIGTVVLSFAAALGISVLAFRYLFDYAGETTDFPLFVFVFLVALGIDYNIFLTTRIREEAARQGTRPGVVTGLAATGAVITSAGLVLAGTFAALGTLPMVAFAEIGFAVALGVLLDTFIVRSILVTSLFLDVGPKVWWPHRLAREDSGAPAPTTVRGTPEPASRPGGPSE
- the rpe gene encoding ribulose-phosphate 3-epimerase → MAVQINPSILSADFARLAEEAQAVEGADWLHVDVMDNHFVPNLTLGVPVVESLARATDTPLDCHLMIEDADRWAPQYVEAGAGSVTFHVEAAAAPVRLAREIRAKGARASMALKPATPIEPYEDLLAELDMLLIMTVEPGFGGQAFLDIMLPKIRRTRELISKHGLELWLQVDGGVSAETIERCAEAGADVFVAGSAVYGASDPAGAVRALRSQAEAVMAQAAWACGH
- a CDS encoding sugar-binding transcriptional regulator; this encodes MNSSEEIAVSGMSAGRSAMRMGPAELVQAAAMARRFYLEGKSKIQIAEEFGVSRFKVARVLETALERDLVRIEIRVPAELDAERSDALRARYGLRHAVVVESPADAEESPDPENLGEVAADLLGELVTEGDVLGLAWGRSTIHMAAALDRLPPCTVVQLTGVYDAGTAERGSVEAVRRAAQVSGGDAHPIYAPMLLPDVATAAALRNQTGIARAFEYFDKVTVACVSIGSWEAGISTVHDMLTDEERSHYASLGVAAEMSAHLFDAQGRRVGRDLGERCITVEADRLRRIPEVVAIAGGQRKAAAIDAVLRSGLVTSLVTDTSAADHLMTTGPAPRPALDRADPDGP
- a CDS encoding barstar family protein, which codes for MTDDVADRLVVTLDLAGVADKAGFMERCVRALELPDWFGRNWDALADSLTDRTVWPAGAERGLLIVVTDWRTYAKARPDEWEIAQDVFAEAVDRLPGLSVLLVLGGSHQRPSDQPG
- a CDS encoding GuaB1 family IMP dehydrogenase-related protein; protein product: MRFLNDVQPAYDLTYDDVFMVPNRSAVASRQDVDLSSPDGTGTTIPLVVANMTAIAGRRMTETVARRGGLVVIPQDIPIDVVTEVVSWVKGRHLVLDTPIVLAPHQTVADALALLPKRAHNAGVVVDEDGKPVGVVTDADLRGVDRFTQLAEVMSRDLLLLDADIEPREAFNTLDTANRRYAPAVHRDGRLAGILTRKGALRATLYTPATDANGSLRIAAALGINGDVAGKAKQLLDAGVDTLVIDTAHGHQESMVAAIKVVRALDPQVPIVAGNVVAAAGVRDLIEAGADIVKVGVGPGAMCTTRMMTGVGRPQFSAVLECAAEAKKYGKHVWADGGVRHPRDVAMALAAGASNVMIGSWFAGTYESPGDLHQDADGRLYKESYGMASARAVRNRTSEESAYDRARKGLFEEGISTSRMYLDPDRPGVEDLIDAIIAGVRSSCTYAGASSLEEFAEKAVVGIQSAAGYAEGMPLHASWS
- a CDS encoding Lrp/AsnC family transcriptional regulator, whose product is MLDELDERIVHALAGDARRSYADIGQEVGLSAPAVKRRVDRLRASGAITGFTVRVDPAALGWETEGFVEIYCRSNTSPETIRRGLERYQEIVAASTVTGEADAVVQVFASDMRHFERVLERIAGEPFVERTKSVLVLSPLLRRFSSGAPG
- a CDS encoding MFS transporter; amino-acid sequence: MTLSPARVPAVGVRRLASTLYGYAFLHDLILLYPVYALLFSDTGLSVWQISSLFALWSFTSLVLEVPSGAWADAFSRRRLLWLGPLLTAAGFALWVLVPSYGAFALGFVLWGAGEALGSGAMEALVYDELDRLGAADRYARVMGRARAAGLLAVMAAMGLAGPVFAFGGYPAVGAVSVLACLLAAAMATRLPEHHKPTAGGDGWAATLRAGLTEARTNRSVRGALLLVPVVTAVWGALDEYSPLLVRDTGVPEEMVPYLLLLIWAAATVGGLLAGAGERLGTAGFAGLLAGAALALAVGAAEGSPLGIGLVALAFGGFQLATVLADARLQHRIDETGRATLTSVAGLGTSLATIAVYGAYGATGSVTAHGTAFAWFAMPYLITALILVARASAAKARP